The proteins below come from a single Malus domestica chromosome 03, GDT2T_hap1 genomic window:
- the LOC103431287 gene encoding uncharacterized protein: protein MESDQRPHRTKSSSSTASTSTSELFICFTTSRLSSSSSSMKLSSKSLLSPGHARGGDPNSQISLSSSLSRRLKTSGSIKGGQASPMFPNGGTNKKRGCGIENPEPSSPKVTCIGQVRVKTKKQGKKMRIITRSRRRGSEASFRRTESSNNNSATQSQDLYNNNFQGLHFPNHQISSSHSKNQQECLRQRNQRWVHLPLTICEALRAFGSEFNCLFPNRSSCLANDKEKEESSSSKEVRSEGGGSSSCGAVFARWFVALQDGDGKGREIELVVEEDQERTEKDSDSSGGRSQRRQLFEGIEFKEERFNEGGVEEEEGGGRVSICAPPKNALLLMRCRSDPVKMAALANRFWEMPAAAEENEQEDQEENNEGSNVKAEKGAGEVVEKMETGLEAEAAEREDGECEEWVTEGKEHGELEELESLGFEEDEELKEDLGENPEKCLQIFDEVRQIEEKVECQVEEEFFEQDEEQESDATGQRAVSEDTCSTEVVVDPENMELEEQAQQEQEEDEEREEEVSEAKVPESSIDSVQSEELEEKTEAEVAEESTEEETETVMVDRPEPEPEPEHEPELDNPNTQLGAGSKNAGQKSVLPDCLLLMMCEPKLSMEVSKETWVCSTDFIRCLPERHVKKIDGPDKAKKRVSIDSKPPLAPVVQQPITMQPPRSSCSFPVQSMATMIGQKLVGSAAYEPFVLTRCKSEPMRSAAKLAAAPETCFWKNRKLEPHRQAAMGVGAAGVGF, encoded by the coding sequence ATGGAGTCAGATCAGAGACCCCATCGCACCAAAAGCAGCAGCAGCACAGCTAGTACATCCACCAGCGAGCTCTTCATCTGCTTCACCACATCCCgcctctcttcctcctcctcatccaTGAAGCTCTCCTCCAAGTCCCTCCTCAGCCCCGGCCACGCCAGAGGCGGAGACCCTAACTCCCAAATCTCCCTCTCCTCTTCCCTCAGCCGCCGCCTCAAAACCAGCGGTAGCATCAAGGGTGGCCAAGCCTCTCCGATGTTCCCGAACGGCGGTACAAACAAAAAACGCGGGTGTGGTATCGAAAACCCAGAACCCTCCTCCCCTAAAGTCACGTGTATCGGACAGGTGAGGGTGAAGACCAAGAAACAGGGCAAGAAAATGAGGATAATTACCAGATCCAGACGCAGGGGAAGCGAGGCGAGTTTCAGAAGAACAGAGAGCTCCAACAACAACTCAGCTACTCAAAGTCAAGATCTTTACAACAACAACTTCCAAGGTTTGCACTTTCCGAATCACCAGATAAGTAGTAGTCATAGTAAAAATCAGCAGGAATGCTTGAGGCAGAGGAACCAGAGGTGGGTTCATCTTCCCCTGACGATTTGCGAGGCCCTGAGGGCTTTTGGGTCGGAGTTTAACTGCCTGTTTCCGAACCGGTCTTCGTGTTTGGCGAAtgacaaggagaaggaagagagtAGTAGTAGTAAGGAGGTGAGGTCAGAGGGTGGAGGCTCGTCTTCTTGCGGTGCGGTTTTTGCGCGGTGGTTTGTGGCGTTGCAAGACGGGGACGGGAAAGGGAGGGAGATTGAGCTGGTGGTGGAGGAAGATCAGGAGAGGACGGAGAAGGATAGCGATAGTAGCGGCGGCCGTAGCCAGCGGAGGCAGTTGTTTGAAGGGATTGAGTTCAAGGAAGAGAGATTCAATGAGGGTGgagtggaggaggaggaaggaggagggaGAGTGAGTATTTGTGCGCCTCCGAAGAATGCTCTTTTGCTCATGAGGTGTAGATCTGATCCGGTTAAAATGGCTGCTCTTGCTAATAGATTCTGGGAGATGCCTGCTGCTGCTGAGGAAAATGAACAAGAAGATCAAGAGGAGAACAATGAGGGTAGTAATGTAAAAGCAGAGAAAGGTGCTGGAGAAGTGGTTGAGAAAATGGAAACTGGGTTGGAGGCGGAGGCGGCGGAGCGGGAGGATGGAGAGTGTGAGGAATGGGTTACAGAAGGCAAAGAGCATGGAGAGTTGGAAGAACTAGAAAGTTTGGGTTTTGAAGAAGACGAGGAATTGAAAGAAGATTTGGGTGAGAACCCAGAAAAATGTCTGCAAATTTTCGATGAAGTGCGACAGATCGAAGAGAAAGTCGAATGCCAAGTGGAAGAAGAGTTTTTCGAACAAGATGAGGAACAAGAATCGGATGCGACAGGACAGAGAGCAGTGTCGGAAGATACGTGTTCGACTGAAGTTGTCGTAGATCCGGAAAATATGGAACTTGAAGAACAAGCGCagcaagaacaagaagaagatgaagagagagaagaggaggtGAGTGAGGCGAAGGTTCCAGAATCTTCCATTGACTCTGTACAGTCGGAAGAACTAGAAGAGAAAACAGAGGCTGAAGTTGCAGAGGAGTCAACGGAGGAAGAAACAGAGACAGTGATGGTAGATAGACCCGAACCCGAACCGGAGCCAGAACATGAACCGGAACTCGATAACCCGAATACCCAACTGGGTGCCGGGTCCAAGAACGCCGGTCAAAAGTCGGTGTTACCGGACTGCCTGCTGTTAATGATGTGCGAGCCGAAGCTGTCAATGGAGGTGTCGAAGGAGACTTGGGTGTGCAGCACGGACTTCATCCGGTGCCTGCCGGAACGACACGTCAAGAAAATCGACGGACCGGATAAGGCGAAGAAGCGGGTGAGCATCGACTCGAAGCCTCCTCTGGCGCCGGTGGTTCAGCAGCCGATAACGATGCAGCCGCCTAGGTCGTCTTGTTCATTTCCGGTTCAGTCGATGGCGACGATGATCGGGCAGAAGCTGGTGGGGTCCGCTGCTTATGAGCCCTTCGTGCTGACCCGATGCAAGTCCGAGCCGATGAGGTCGGCGGCTAAGCTTGCAGCGGCGCCGGAGACGTGTTTTTGGAAGAATAGGAAGCTGGAGCCGCACAGGCAGGCTGCGATGGGAGTCGGCGCGGCTGGGGTAGGGTTTTGA